In Janibacter sp. CX7, a single genomic region encodes these proteins:
- a CDS encoding DinB family protein: protein MADLKTVLHDMLKTQRAALLLKLDGLDEYEARRPRTPTGTNLLGLLKHSAACELGYFGETFGRSSELVLPWEVEGVDPDDNEDMFATEGESMADVLAWCQACFDHADATIEALPLDAEGRVAWWPEERSTVTLGQIIAHMALDEARHAGHADILREQLDGSVGLRSEGNNLPGWDEQRWADYVARLTRIAEATRTS from the coding sequence ATGGCCGACCTCAAGACCGTCCTGCACGACATGCTCAAGACGCAGCGAGCGGCGCTGCTGCTCAAGCTCGACGGGCTCGACGAGTACGAGGCGCGGCGGCCGCGGACGCCGACGGGGACCAACCTGCTCGGCCTGCTCAAGCACTCCGCGGCGTGCGAGCTGGGCTACTTCGGCGAGACCTTCGGTCGGTCGAGCGAGCTCGTCCTGCCGTGGGAGGTCGAGGGGGTCGACCCCGACGACAACGAGGACATGTTCGCCACCGAGGGCGAGTCGATGGCCGACGTGCTCGCGTGGTGCCAGGCCTGCTTCGACCACGCCGACGCGACGATCGAGGCCCTCCCTCTCGACGCCGAGGGCCGGGTGGCGTGGTGGCCCGAGGAGCGCAGCACCGTGACGCTCGGGCAGATCATCGCCCACATGGCCCTCGACGAGGCCCGTCACGCCGGCCACGCCGACATCCTGCGCGAGCAGCTCGACGGCTCGGTGGGCCTGCGCTCCGAGGGCAACAACCTCCCCGGCTGGGACGAGCAGCGCTGGGCCGACTACGTCGCGCGCCTCACCCGCATCGCCGAGGCCACGCGCACCTCCTGA